In Lagenorhynchus albirostris chromosome 14, mLagAlb1.1, whole genome shotgun sequence, one DNA window encodes the following:
- the SKOR2 gene encoding SKI family transcriptional corepressor 2 yields the protein MASSPLPGPNDILLASPSSAFQPDALSQPRPSHANLKPNQVGQVILYGIPIVSLVIDGQERLCLAQISNTLLKNFSYNEIHNRRVALGITCVQCTPVQLEILRRAGAMPISSRRCGMITKREAERLCKSFLGENRPPKLPDNFAFDVSHECAWGCRGSFIPARYNSSRAKCIKCSYCNMYFSPNKFIFHSHRTPDAKYTQPDAANFNSWRRHLKLTDKSPQDELVFAWEDVKAMFNGGSRKRALPQPGAHPACHPLSSVKAAAVAAAAAVAGGGGLLGPHLLGAPPPPPPPPLAELAGAPHAHHKRPRFEDDDDSLQEAAVVAAASLSAAAASLSVAAASGGAGAGGGGAGGGCVTGVGAGAGAAAGAKGPRSYPVIPVPSKGSFGGVLQKFPGCGGLFPHPYTFPAAAAAFGLCHKKEDAGTAAEALGGAGGAGTAPKAGLSGLFWPAGRKDAFYPPFCMFWPPRTPGGLPVPTYLQPPPQPPSALGCALGESPALLRQAFLDLAEPGGVGGSAEAAPPPGQPPPVVANGPGSGPPPPAGGAGARDALFESPPGGSGGDCSAGSTPPADPGSVSGTGAAAAGAVPVGARVPAPHHPHLLEGRKAGGGSYHHSSAFRPVGGKDDAESLAKLHGASAGAPHSAQAHHHQHQQPHQHHHHHHPPQPPSPLLLLPPQPDEPGSERHHPAPPPPPPPPPPPPLAPQPHHRGLLSPSGTSCSYPSEDSSEDEDDEEEEQEVDVEGHKPPEGEEEEEESRDPEDDEEEDEETGVLLGDPLVGGGRFLQGRGLSEKGSSRDRPPAAAGAFPLALNSSRLLQEDRKLGDPGGSDLPPPPPPPLACQKSSGGLSSSPGSPVHHPSLEEQPSYKDNQKTKENNQVILSTKDENNFSDKNKEHSFFITDSDASGGDFWRERSGEHTQETNSPHSLRKDVENMGKEELQKVLFEQIDLRRRLEQEFQVLKGNTSFPVFNNFQDQMKRELAYREEMVQQLQIIPYAASLIRKEKLGAHLSKS from the exons ATGGCTTCCAGCCCGCTGCCGGGGCCCAACGACATCCTGCTGGCATCGCCGTCGAGCGCCTTCCAGCCCGACGCGCTGAGCCAGCCGCGGCCGAGCCACGCCAACCTGAAACCCAACCAGGTGGGCCAGGTGATCCTCTACGGCATTCCCATCGTGTCGTTGGTGATCGACGGGCAGGAGCGCCTATGCCTGGCGCAGATCTCCAACACCCTCCTCAAGAACTTCAGCTACAACGAGATTCACAACCGCCGCGTGGCGCTGGGCATCACGTGCGTGCAGTGCACGCCGGTGCAGCTGGAGATTCTGCGACGCGCCGGGGCCATGCCTATCTCATCGCGCCGCTGCGGCATGATCACTAAGCGAGAGGCTGAGCGTTTGTGCAAGTCGTTCCTAGGCGAAAACAGGCCCCCCAAGCTGCCTGACAACTTCGCCTTCGACGTTTCGCACGAATGCGCCTGGGGCTGCCGTGGCAGCTTCATCCCCGCGCGCTACAACAGCTCCCGCGCCAAGTGCATCAAATGCAGCTACTGCAACATGTACTTCTCGCCCAACAAGTTCATCTTCCACTCCCACCGTACGCCCGACGCCAAGTACACGCAGCCGGACGCAGCCAACTTCAATTCGTGGCGCCGTCACCTCAAGCTCACTGACAAGAGCCCCCAGGACGAGCTAGTCTTCGCCTGGGAGGACGTCAAGGCCATGTTCAACGGCGGGAGCCGAAAGCGCGCGCTGCCCCAGCCGGGCGCGCATCCCGCCTGCCACCCGCTCAGCTCGGTCAAGGCGGCCGCTGTGGCAGCGGCTGCAGCGGTGGCGGGAGGTGGGGGACTGCTGGGCCCGCACCTGCTGGgggcgcccccgccgccgcccccgccacCTCTGGCCGAGTTGGCGGGCGCGCCGCACGCGCATCACAAGAGGCCGCGCTTCGAAGACGACGACGACTCGCTGCAGGAGGCGGCTGTCGTGGCCGCCGCCAGTCTTTCGGCCGCCGCCGCCAGCCTGTCGGTGGCCGCGGCCTCCGGCGGCGCCGGAGCGGGCggggggggcgcggggggcggCTGCGTGACGGGCGTTGGCGCCGGCGCGGGCGCGGCGGCTGGCGCCAAAGGGCCACGCAGCTATCCGGTCATCCCGGTGCCCAGCAAGGGCTCGTTCGGGGGCGTGCTGCAGAAGTTTCCAGGCTGCGGGGGACTCTTCCCGCATCCTTACACCTTCCCGGCTGCAGCAGCCGCCTTCGGATTGTGCCACAAGAAGGAGGACGCGGGCACCGCGGCCGAGGCTCTAGGGGGTGCGGGCGGCGCGGGCACGGCGCCCAAGGCCGGCCTGTCTGGCCTCTTCTGGCCCGCGGGCCGCAAGGACGCCTTTTACCCGCCCTTCTGCATGTTCTGGCCTCCGCGGACCCCGGGCGGACTTCCCGTGCCCACATACCTACAGCCCCCGCCGCAGCCGCCCTCGGCGCTCGGCTGCGCGCTAGGAGAAAGCCCGGCCCTGCTGCGTCAGGCCTTCCTGGACCTGGCCGAGCCTGGCGGCGTGGGCGGGAGCGCCGAAGCGGCCCCCCCGCCGGGTCAGCCCCCTCCGGTCGTCGCCAACGGCCCGGGCTCCGGCCCGCCGCCTCCTGCGGGCGGCGCGGGCGCTCGCGATGCGCTCTTCGAGTCGCCCCCGGGCGGCAGCGGCGGGGACTGCAGTGCGGGCTCCACGCCTCCGGCCGACCCCGGCTCCGTGTCCGGGACTGGGGCCGCGGCCGCCGGAGCGGTCCCCGTGGGTGCCCGAGTGCCCGCGCCCCACCACCCGCACCTCCTGGAGGGGCGCAAAGCCGGCGGAGGCAGCTATCACCATTCCAGCGCCTTCCGGCCGGTGGGCGGCAAGGACGACGCAGAGAGCCTGGCCAAACTGCACGGGGCGTCCGCGGGCGCGCCACACTCGGCCCAAGCGCATCACCACCAACACCAACAACCgcaccaacaccaccaccaccatcatccccCGCAGCCGCCgtcgccgctgctgctgctgcccccgCAGCCCGACGAGCCGGGTTCCGAGCGCCACCacccggccccgccgccgcccccacccccgcccccgccgcctccGCTGGCCCCGCAGCCGCACCACCGAGGCCTTCTGTCCCCCAGTGGCACCAGCTGCAGCTACCCCAGCGAGGACAGCTCCGAGGACGAGGATGACGAGGAAGAAGAGCAGGAGGTGGACGTGGAGGGCCACAAGCCTCCCGAGGgcgaggaagaggaggaggaaagtcgAGACCCCGAGGACGACGAGGAGGAAGACGAGGAGACAGGGGTCCTGCTAGGGGACCCTTTAGTCGGGGGCGGCCGATTCCTCCAGGGCAGAGGGCTGTCGGAGAAGGGGAGCAGCCGGGACCGCCCGCCGGCTGCCGCGGGCGCTTTCCCACTGGCCCTGAACTCCTCCAGGCTGCTGCAGGAGGACAGGAAACTGGGTGACCCCGGCGGCTCGgacctgcccccgcccccgcccccgccgctggCCTGCCAGAAATCAAGCGGCGGCCTTAGCAGCAGCCCGGGCAGCCCGGTCCACCATCCATCACTGGAGGAGCAGCCCTCCTACAAAGAT AATCAGAAAACTAAGGAAAATAACCAAGTAATTTTATCTACAAAGGATGAAAACAACTTTTCAG ATAAGAACAAGGAGCATAGCTTTTTCATCACAGACTCTGATGCTTCCGGAGGAGATTTTTGGAGAGAAAGATCAG